Proteins from a genomic interval of Nostoc sp. TCL240-02:
- a CDS encoding ABC exporter membrane fusion protein yields the protein MVRNSKLGYRTFPKSILRPSVAIGIIASLLVGGISFYIVKRWQNYANPETQVPATQLPQLKTVTALGRIEPQGKVIKLSAAVSAEGSRVEKLLVKEGDWVKTGQLIAILNSRDRLQAELKEAQEQVKVAQANLNRTQAGAKRGEIVAQKAAIARLEAERQGDINTQAATIERFQAEVQNAQAEDERYQQLYQQGAISASQRDSKRLNLETAQKSLQEAQAQLNRTQSTSQQQVKQATATLEEISEVRGVDVEAAQAEINRAVAAMNLAKVNLKQAQVRSPQNGQVFEIHTHPGELVSNNGIADIGQTSQMYVIAEVYESDIGKVHSGQQVRIFGDYLPLELQGIVDRKGLQVRRQNVINTDPVSNIDNRVVEVYIRLDEASSRKAASLTNMQVKAVIEL from the coding sequence ATGGTGCGAAACTCAAAGCTAGGGTACAGAACGTTCCCTAAGTCTATTCTGCGTCCATCTGTTGCTATAGGTATAATTGCATCTTTATTGGTTGGCGGAATAAGTTTTTATATAGTAAAACGCTGGCAAAATTATGCAAATCCAGAAACACAAGTGCCAGCAACACAATTACCACAGTTAAAAACGGTAACAGCTTTAGGGCGAATTGAACCACAGGGAAAGGTAATAAAACTTTCTGCTGCGGTATCTGCTGAAGGAAGCCGGGTAGAAAAGTTGTTAGTAAAGGAGGGAGATTGGGTAAAAACGGGACAATTGATTGCAATTTTGAATAGCCGCGATCGCTTGCAGGCAGAATTAAAGGAGGCGCAAGAACAGGTAAAAGTAGCACAGGCAAATCTAAACCGCACTCAAGCAGGTGCTAAACGTGGTGAAATTGTCGCCCAAAAAGCCGCGATCGCTCGCTTAGAAGCAGAACGCCAAGGTGATATTAATACTCAAGCAGCGACAATTGAGCGATTCCAAGCCGAAGTGCAAAATGCCCAAGCAGAAGACGAACGTTATCAGCAGCTATATCAACAGGGTGCAATTTCCGCCTCCCAACGAGATAGTAAGCGTTTAAACCTGGAAACCGCCCAAAAAAGCCTGCAAGAAGCACAAGCACAGTTAAATCGTACCCAATCAACTAGCCAGCAACAGGTAAAACAAGCCACAGCAACCCTTGAGGAAATTTCTGAGGTACGAGGAGTAGATGTAGAAGCTGCCCAAGCAGAAATCAATCGGGCTGTAGCAGCCATGAATCTGGCAAAAGTTAATCTAAAACAGGCCCAAGTGCGATCGCCCCAAAATGGACAAGTATTTGAGATCCACACCCATCCTGGCGAATTAGTATCAAATAATGGCATTGCTGATATTGGACAAACTAGCCAAATGTATGTCATAGCCGAAGTCTATGAAAGCGATATCGGCAAAGTTCATTCAGGGCAACAAGTACGAATATTTGGCGATTACCTCCCCCTTGAATTGCAGGGAATCGTAGATCGCAAAGGTTTGCAAGTGCGACGGCAGAATGTCATTAACACAGATCCCGTCAGCAATATCGACAACAGAGTAGTAGAAGTTTATATCCGGCTAGATGAAGCCTCCAGCCGAAAAGCTGCCAGCTTAACCAATATGCAAGTTAAGGCAGTAATTGAATTATAA
- the devC gene encoding ABC transporter permease DevC produces the protein MGLIKQLRRRTPLGWLQLNHEKSRLLVALSGIAFADLLMFMQLGFQTALYDSNTRLHRSLQADIVLTSPQARNLPSLSTFSRRRLYQAMDIPGVKSAEPMYFNNTIWKNPQTHRETGVLVIGFNPDKPAFDLPDVNQQLQAIKLPDIVLFDRGARGDYQKAIAQIDQGKTLTTEIERRTITISGLFQVGASFGSDGNLITSDQNFLRLFSGRQSSSISLGLIQVKPGYDPKKVAVSLKAYLRDDVRVLTHAEFIEFENNFWRTNSPIGFIFSLGVSMGFVVGVIIVYQVLSTDVNAHVREYATFKAMGYRNYYLLGVVLEESLILAALGFLPGLGVSLALYQLTRSATNLPMYMTAIRALQVLVLTIIMCTISGAIATRKLQATDPADMF, from the coding sequence ATGGGATTGATCAAACAACTGCGACGGCGAACCCCTCTAGGATGGCTGCAACTGAACCATGAAAAAAGCCGCCTCTTGGTGGCTTTGTCAGGTATTGCCTTTGCGGATCTTCTCATGTTCATGCAGCTGGGCTTTCAGACTGCGCTGTATGACAGTAACACCAGACTACATCGCAGTTTGCAAGCAGACATTGTTTTAACCAGTCCACAAGCCCGTAACCTGCCAAGCTTGTCTACATTTTCTCGTCGGCGACTTTACCAAGCAATGGATATACCAGGGGTGAAGTCGGCAGAACCAATGTATTTCAATAATACAATCTGGAAAAATCCTCAAACACATCGTGAGACGGGGGTGTTAGTTATTGGGTTTAATCCAGATAAGCCAGCCTTTGACTTACCAGATGTTAACCAGCAATTGCAGGCAATTAAGCTACCAGATATCGTTTTGTTCGATCGCGGTGCAAGAGGAGATTATCAAAAAGCGATCGCTCAAATTGACCAAGGTAAAACCCTAACCACCGAAATAGAACGGCGCACAATTACCATTAGTGGCTTATTTCAAGTCGGGGCTTCCTTTGGTTCTGATGGCAATCTGATTACTAGCGATCAAAACTTTTTGCGGCTATTTTCTGGGCGACAGTCAAGTAGCATCAGTCTAGGTTTGATTCAGGTAAAACCAGGCTATGACCCGAAAAAAGTAGCAGTAAGCTTGAAAGCCTACCTGAGAGATGATGTCAGAGTCTTAACCCACGCCGAATTTATTGAATTTGAGAACAACTTTTGGAGAACAAATTCCCCAATTGGCTTTATTTTCAGCCTGGGTGTATCAATGGGCTTTGTGGTGGGCGTGATTATCGTCTATCAAGTCCTTTCTACCGATGTTAATGCCCATGTTCGGGAATACGCCACCTTTAAAGCAATGGGATATCGCAATTACTACCTGCTGGGTGTGGTGCTTGAAGAATCGTTGATATTAGCAGCACTGGGCTTCCTCCCCGGATTGGGAGTGTCTTTAGCACTTTACCAACTGACTCGCAGTGCCACAAATTTACCCATGTACATGACTGCGATTCGGGCATTGCAGGTATTAGTGCTGACTATCATTATGTGTACAATTTCCGGTGCGATCGCCACCCGCAAACTTCAAGCCACTGATCCTGCTGATATGTTCTAA
- a CDS encoding DevA family ABC transporter ATP-binding protein: MTSQRVISIKNLDHHFGNSSLRKQVLSNINLEINAGEIIIMTGPSGSGKTTLLTLVGGLRCAQSGSLQVLGRELCGASAEQLVQARRHNGYIFQAHNLHGSLTALQNVKMALELHKYLGLKNMLARSAQMLEQVGLGNHLHYYPEKLSGGQKQRVAIARALVSHPQIILADEPTAALDSQSGRDVVNLMQKLAKEQSCTILMVTHDNRILDIADRIVDMEDGKLKSELTLST; encoded by the coding sequence ATGACTAGTCAACGTGTGATCTCTATTAAAAATCTCGACCACCACTTTGGTAACAGTTCCCTCCGCAAGCAAGTTTTATCTAATATCAACTTAGAGATTAACGCCGGTGAAATTATTATTATGACTGGGCCCTCTGGTTCTGGAAAGACTACCTTGCTAACCTTGGTTGGTGGATTACGTTGTGCCCAATCTGGTAGTTTGCAGGTGTTGGGGCGAGAACTTTGTGGTGCTAGTGCTGAACAATTAGTACAAGCGCGACGGCATAACGGTTATATTTTCCAAGCACATAACTTACATGGGAGTTTAACGGCACTGCAAAATGTCAAAATGGCTTTGGAATTGCACAAATATCTTGGGTTAAAAAATATGCTAGCTAGGTCAGCCCAGATGTTAGAGCAGGTAGGATTAGGAAATCATTTACATTACTATCCTGAAAAACTATCTGGAGGACAAAAGCAACGAGTAGCGATCGCTCGCGCCTTAGTTAGTCATCCTCAAATAATCCTAGCAGATGAACCCACCGCCGCCCTTGACAGTCAATCGGGCCGGGATGTAGTCAATCTTATGCAAAAACTGGCAAAAGAACAAAGCTGTACCATCTTGATGGTTACTCATGACAACCGCATCCTTGACATTGCCGATCGCATCGTTGATATGGAAGATGGTAAGCTCAAGTCAGAATTAACACTCTCAACCTAA